Proteins encoded together in one Prevotella scopos JCM 17725 window:
- a CDS encoding lactate utilization protein B has translation MSTYHSKKAKEFLKDPKKVERHDRTFWSLRQKRDAAAAELPEWEDLREHASRIKEHTATHLADYLEQFSNSLERNGVIVHFAKDAQEFNEMVYGILESHKVKKLVKSKSMLTEECEMNPYLIKRGINVVESDLGERILQLMHLKPAHIVMPAIHLTRDEIGEMFEEKGISKEKGNHDPAYLTRCAREDLRGDFMDADAGLTGCNFGVAATGDCVVCTNEGNADMSTSVPKLHIVAMGIEKVIPDYDSLAVFQRLLARSGTGQPSTAFTSQFRKARPGGEMHVILVDNGRSDMIANKEHWMTLKCIRCGACMNTCPVYRRSGGYSYSYFIPGPIGVDLGMLKNPKQHSGNVSACSLCLSCDCVCPAKVTPGSQIYRWRQSLERYGTENKEKKVMAEGMKVVYENYHIYDALLRNSSVANHIPESLMDIKLNPWSIGHTMPKFAKKPFHVIFKHAMEELKHE, from the coding sequence ATGTCAACATATCATTCTAAAAAAGCAAAAGAGTTTCTGAAAGACCCTAAGAAGGTTGAACGACATGACCGTACATTTTGGTCATTACGCCAGAAAAGAGATGCTGCAGCGGCAGAGCTACCAGAATGGGAGGATTTACGTGAACATGCAAGTCGAATAAAAGAGCATACAGCAACCCATTTAGCTGACTATTTAGAGCAATTCTCTAATAGTTTGGAACGTAATGGTGTTATTGTTCATTTTGCAAAAGATGCACAAGAGTTTAATGAAATGGTTTATGGGATACTTGAATCTCATAAAGTAAAGAAACTCGTTAAATCTAAATCCATGCTGACCGAGGAATGCGAAATGAATCCTTATCTGATAAAGAGAGGAATCAATGTCGTTGAATCCGACCTTGGTGAGCGTATTCTTCAACTCATGCATTTGAAGCCAGCGCATATTGTTATGCCTGCTATTCACTTGACTCGTGATGAGATTGGAGAGATGTTTGAAGAGAAAGGAATCTCTAAAGAGAAAGGAAATCATGACCCAGCTTATCTTACACGTTGTGCGCGTGAAGATTTGCGTGGTGATTTTATGGATGCTGATGCAGGACTGACAGGTTGTAACTTTGGTGTTGCTGCGACAGGAGATTGCGTTGTCTGCACTAATGAAGGTAATGCTGACATGTCAACTTCAGTACCTAAATTACATATTGTTGCCATGGGTATTGAGAAAGTTATTCCTGATTATGATTCGTTGGCAGTGTTCCAACGCTTATTAGCACGTAGTGGAACAGGGCAACCATCAACTGCCTTTACCTCTCAATTCCGTAAGGCACGACCAGGAGGTGAGATGCATGTAATATTAGTAGACAATGGTCGTAGTGACATGATTGCTAATAAAGAACATTGGATGACATTGAAGTGTATTCGATGTGGTGCATGTATGAATACGTGTCCTGTCTATCGTCGTTCAGGAGGTTATTCATATAGTTATTTTATTCCAGGTCCTATTGGAGTTGATCTTGGTATGCTAAAGAATCCAAAACAGCACAGTGGTAATGTTTCTGCATGCTCATTATGTTTGAGTTGTGATTGTGTTTGCCCTGCAAAGGTAACTCCTGGTAGTCAGATTTATCGATGGCGTCAAAGCCTTGAGAGATATGGTACAGAGAATAAAGAAAAGAAAGTGATGGCAGAAGGAATGAAAGTTGTTTACGAAAACTATCATATTTATGATGCTTTACTTCGTAATTCATCAGTAGCCAATCACATACCAGAATCGCTAATGGATATAAAGCTTAATCCATGGAGCATTGGTCATACAATGCCAAAGTTTGCGAAAAAGCCTTTTCATGTCATATTTAAGCACGCAATGGAGGAATTGAAGCATGAATAA
- a CDS encoding LutC/YkgG family protein, whose amino-acid sequence MNKEDLFSKLRRNTKEQFDMPEKPIEGIKYQDVVQQFIEMSHIVGCEVIEAKAEDDINALIQKAYPDAKILASSVKGIKADLNPDTVSKAQDLNGTDVGIIQGEIAVAENGCVWVPQTMKERVVCFISENLVILVQRNNIVNNMHEAYKKINMTDYGYGCFISGPSKTADIEQALVMGAQAARGVTVIVMG is encoded by the coding sequence ATGAATAAAGAAGATTTATTTAGCAAATTACGACGTAATACAAAAGAACAGTTTGATATGCCCGAGAAGCCTATTGAGGGTATTAAATATCAAGATGTAGTACAGCAATTTATCGAGATGAGTCATATTGTAGGCTGTGAAGTCATTGAGGCTAAGGCAGAAGATGATATCAATGCACTGATACAAAAGGCTTATCCTGATGCTAAGATATTGGCTTCAAGTGTAAAAGGAATAAAGGCAGACCTTAATCCTGACACTGTTTCAAAGGCACAAGACCTCAATGGAACAGATGTAGGAATCATTCAGGGAGAAATTGCTGTAGCAGAGAACGGATGTGTATGGGTACCACAAACAATGAAAGAAAGAGTTGTTTGTTTCATCTCAGAGAACCTTGTAATTCTCGTTCAACGTAACAATATCGTTAATAATATGCATGAAGCATATAAAAAGATTAACATGACAGACTATGGCTATGGTTGTTTTATATCTGGTCCAAGCAAAACAGCCGATATAGAACAAGCTCTTGTGATGGGAGCACAGGCTGCTCGTGGGGTTACAGTCATTGTAATGGGTTAA
- the eno gene encoding phosphopyruvate hydratase, with protein sequence MKIEKVHAREIMDSRGNPTVEVEVTLENGVMGRASVPSGASTGENEALELRDGDKNRFLGKGVLKAVENVNNLIAPALKGDCVLNQRAIDYKMLELDGTPTKSKLGANAILGVSLAVAQTAAKALNIPLYRYIGGANTYVLPVPMMNIINGGAHSDAPIAFQEFMIRPVGAPSEKEGIRMGAEVFHALAKLLKKRGLSTAVGDEGGFAPKFDGIEDALDSIIQAIKDAGYEPGKDVKIAMDCAASEFAVCEDGKWFYDYRQLKNGMPKDPNGKKLSADEQIAYLEHLITKYPIDSIEDGLDENDWENWVKLTSAIGDRCQLVGDDLFVTNVKFLEKGIKMGAANSILIKVNQIGSLTETLEAIEMAHRHGYTTVTSHRSGETEDTTISDIAVATNSGQIKTGSMSRTDRMAKYNQLIRIEEELGACAKYGYTKLK encoded by the coding sequence ATGAAGATTGAAAAAGTACATGCTCGCGAGATTATGGACTCACGTGGCAATCCTACAGTTGAAGTAGAGGTAACTCTCGAAAATGGTGTAATGGGTCGTGCAAGCGTTCCATCTGGTGCTTCTACCGGTGAGAATGAGGCTCTTGAGCTCCGTGATGGCGATAAGAATCGTTTCTTAGGTAAGGGTGTTCTCAAAGCTGTTGAGAATGTAAACAACCTTATCGCTCCAGCTTTGAAGGGTGACTGCGTGCTGAATCAGCGTGCTATTGACTACAAGATGCTTGAACTCGATGGTACTCCTACTAAGAGTAAGCTAGGTGCTAACGCTATTCTCGGTGTTTCTTTGGCTGTAGCTCAGACTGCTGCAAAGGCATTGAATATTCCATTGTATCGTTATATCGGTGGCGCAAATACTTATGTATTGCCAGTACCAATGATGAATATTATCAATGGTGGTGCTCACTCTGATGCTCCTATCGCATTCCAGGAGTTCATGATTCGCCCTGTAGGTGCTCCTTCTGAGAAGGAAGGTATCCGTATGGGTGCTGAGGTATTCCACGCACTTGCTAAGCTTTTGAAGAAGCGCGGTCTTTCTACAGCTGTAGGTGATGAGGGTGGTTTCGCTCCTAAGTTCGATGGTATCGAGGATGCACTCGATTCAATCATTCAGGCTATCAAGGACGCAGGTTATGAGCCAGGCAAGGATGTTAAGATTGCTATGGACTGTGCTGCTTCTGAGTTCGCTGTATGCGAGGATGGTAAGTGGTTCTATGACTATCGTCAGTTGAAGAATGGTATGCCAAAGGATCCTAATGGTAAGAAGCTCAGCGCTGATGAGCAGATTGCTTACCTTGAGCACCTTATCACAAAGTATCCTATTGACTCTATCGAGGATGGTCTCGATGAGAACGACTGGGAGAACTGGGTTAAGTTGACATCTGCTATCGGTGATCGTTGCCAGCTCGTTGGTGATGACTTGTTCGTAACTAACGTTAAGTTCCTCGAGAAGGGTATCAAGATGGGTGCAGCTAACTCTATCCTTATCAAGGTTAACCAAATTGGCTCTTTGACAGAGACTCTCGAAGCTATCGAGATGGCTCATCGTCATGGCTACACAACTGTTACTTCACATCGTTCAGGTGAAACAGAGGATACAACAATCTCTGACATTGCAGTAGCAACAAACTCTGGCCAGATCAAGACTGGTTCTATGTCTCGTACAGACCGTATGGCTAAGTACAACCAGCTTATCCGTATCGAGGAGGAACTTGGTGCTTGTGCTAAGTATGGCTACACAAAGTTGAAGTAA
- a CDS encoding (Fe-S)-binding protein — protein sequence MRVGLFIPCYVDALYPQVGVATYKLLKKLKIDVVYPEHQTCCGQPMANGGFQRMSNHLAGRFEDKFKDFDYIVTPSVSCAAFVRVNYPQILDHECQTPKKTMELVEFLHDVLKVKELPGNFPHVVSVHNSCHGVRELTLSTPSELQEKPVNKIVELLKLKEGITVKEPDRKDECCGFGGMFAVEEPYISTAMGNDKVKRHMDTGAEFITGSDSSCLMHMQGVAGKKHYPIKFMHVAEILAAGL from the coding sequence ATGAGAGTTGGTCTCTTTATTCCATGTTACGTCGATGCACTTTATCCACAAGTAGGCGTAGCAACTTATAAGCTTTTGAAAAAGCTAAAAATAGATGTTGTCTATCCCGAACATCAGACTTGTTGTGGTCAACCAATGGCAAATGGTGGCTTTCAGCGTATGTCAAATCACCTTGCTGGACGTTTTGAGGATAAGTTTAAAGACTTCGATTATATCGTAACACCGAGTGTATCTTGTGCTGCTTTTGTGCGGGTTAATTACCCACAAATACTCGATCATGAGTGTCAGACACCTAAGAAAACAATGGAGTTGGTAGAATTCTTACATGATGTTCTGAAGGTAAAGGAACTTCCTGGAAATTTTCCTCATGTCGTGTCTGTTCATAACTCTTGTCATGGTGTACGTGAATTAACGCTTAGTACACCTTCTGAATTGCAAGAGAAACCTGTAAATAAGATAGTTGAATTATTGAAACTCAAGGAAGGTATCACGGTTAAAGAACCTGATCGCAAGGATGAGTGTTGTGGTTTCGGTGGTATGTTTGCTGTTGAAGAACCTTATATCAGCACGGCCATGGGTAATGATAAAGTGAAACGTCACATGGATACGGGTGCTGAATTTATCACTGGTTCAGATAGTTCATGCTTAATGCACATGCAGGGTGTGGCAGGAAAGAAACACTATCCTATCAAGTTTATGCATGTAGCTGAGATCTTAGCTGCAGGTTTATGA
- a CDS encoding DNA topoisomerase 3, with product MIVCIAEKPSVAKDIARILGANKACNGYMEGNNYQVTWTFGHLCELKEPNDYFTNWKYWSLAALPMIPPRFGIKLIEDEGIKKQFAVIEQLYQSAEMIINCGDAGQEGELIQRWVMQKAGVKCPVKRLWISSMTDEAIREGFANLKEQEQYQPLYLAGLSRAIGDWLLGMNATRLYTLKYGNNSYGRGQVLSIGRVQTPTLALIVQRQKEIDNFKPEPYWVLATVYRDTQFTATKGKFTSKEEGEKAFSAIEGKPFTITSVAKKKGAEQPKQLYDLTSLQVDCNRKFGFSAEMTLNTIQTLYERKLTTYPRVDTQFLSDDIYPKCPQIMNGLFQTTFAGKKPYADIVKTLGGKPLPKTKRVFDSSKVTDHHAIIPTGVLPQGLTDAEQKVYDLIARRFIAAFYPDCKFSTTTVLGNVDEIEFKVSGKEILDLGWRVCTDTPTGSSSTPSDDSQEGTATTSPLLPTFKKGESGPHTPTLTEKQTTPPKHYTEASLLRAMETAGKFVEDETLRAAMKENGIGRPSSRAGIIETLFKRHYIRRKRKNIEATETGIALIDTIHEKLLTSAELTGIWEKKLRDIEAKKYDASQFINELKEQLTNIVNDVLADNSTRKIGEVEGNKEK from the coding sequence ATGATAGTTTGCATTGCAGAGAAACCCAGTGTTGCTAAAGATATAGCTCGAATCCTTGGTGCCAACAAGGCTTGTAACGGCTATATGGAGGGCAATAATTACCAAGTAACATGGACCTTCGGCCACCTTTGTGAGTTGAAGGAACCTAATGATTATTTTACGAACTGGAAATATTGGAGTCTCGCTGCATTGCCAATGATACCTCCACGCTTTGGTATTAAGCTCATTGAGGACGAAGGTATCAAGAAGCAGTTTGCTGTTATTGAGCAGCTTTACCAGTCGGCAGAGATGATTATCAACTGTGGTGACGCTGGTCAGGAAGGTGAATTAATCCAGCGGTGGGTAATGCAAAAAGCAGGTGTAAAGTGCCCTGTGAAGCGGCTTTGGATATCTTCGATGACGGATGAAGCTATTCGTGAGGGGTTTGCCAACTTAAAGGAACAAGAGCAGTATCAGCCACTTTACCTCGCAGGATTGTCTCGTGCGATTGGTGACTGGCTGTTAGGAATGAATGCTACCCGCCTTTATACATTAAAGTATGGCAACAATAGTTATGGTAGAGGTCAGGTTCTGTCAATTGGTCGAGTACAGACACCGACCTTGGCACTCATCGTACAGCGACAGAAAGAGATAGATAACTTTAAGCCAGAGCCTTATTGGGTATTAGCTACAGTGTATCGTGATACGCAGTTTACGGCAACAAAGGGTAAATTTACCTCTAAAGAAGAAGGTGAAAAAGCCTTCTCAGCGATTGAAGGAAAGCCTTTTACGATTACAAGTGTAGCAAAAAAGAAAGGGGCAGAACAGCCTAAGCAACTCTATGATCTCACCTCTCTGCAGGTAGATTGTAATCGTAAGTTTGGATTCTCTGCTGAGATGACACTCAATACGATTCAAACTCTCTACGAACGTAAACTTACTACTTATCCACGTGTTGACACACAGTTCCTCTCTGATGATATTTATCCAAAGTGTCCACAGATAATGAACGGACTCTTTCAGACTACCTTTGCAGGTAAAAAGCCTTATGCTGATATCGTGAAGACATTGGGTGGTAAGCCATTGCCTAAGACAAAACGCGTCTTTGATTCTTCAAAGGTGACAGATCACCATGCCATTATTCCGACTGGAGTACTACCACAAGGACTGACAGATGCTGAGCAAAAGGTGTACGACCTCATTGCGCGTCGTTTTATTGCAGCTTTCTATCCCGATTGCAAGTTCTCTACGACAACAGTATTAGGTAATGTGGACGAGATAGAGTTTAAGGTTTCTGGTAAAGAAATATTGGATTTGGGTTGGAGAGTTTGCACTGATACACCTACTGGTTCCTCCTCTACTCCATCAGATGACAGCCAAGAAGGAACCGCTACAACCTCTCCTCTACTTCCTACCTTTAAGAAAGGGGAATCAGGACCGCACACCCCTACCCTTACCGAAAAACAAACAACCCCTCCAAAACATTACACTGAGGCCTCTTTGCTTCGTGCAATGGAAACAGCTGGTAAGTTTGTTGAGGACGAAACCCTGCGTGCTGCTATGAAGGAGAATGGTATCGGACGCCCTTCATCACGTGCAGGAATTATTGAAACGCTCTTTAAACGCCATTATATTCGTCGTAAAAGAAAGAATATAGAAGCAACTGAGACTGGTATTGCACTGATTGATACTATCCACGAGAAACTTCTTACATCAGCCGAATTGACGGGTATCTGGGAGAAGAAACTTCGTGATATTGAAGCTAAAAAGTATGATGCTTCTCAATTTATTAACGAATTGAAAGAGCAGCTTACAAACATAGTCAACGACGTGTTAGCTGACAATTCTACACGAAAAATTGGTGAAGTTGAGGGTAACAAAGAGAAGTAG